In the Sarcophilus harrisii chromosome 3, mSarHar1.11, whole genome shotgun sequence genome, one interval contains:
- the SNRPA gene encoding U1 small nuclear ribonucleoprotein A, translating to MAVPESRPNHTIYINNLNEKIKKDELKKSLYAIFSQFGQILDILVSRSLKMRGQAFVIFKEISSATNALRSMQGFPFYDKPMRIQYAKSDSDIIAKMKGTYVERDRKREKRKPKGQETPAVKKAVPGGAAAPVVAAVQPVPGMPPMTQAPRIMHHLPGQPPYMPPPGMLPPPGLAPGQIPPGAMPPQQMMPGQMPPAQPLSENPPNHILFLTNLPEETNELMLSMLFNQFPGFKEVRLVPGRHDIAFVEFDNEVQAGAARDALQGFKITQNNAMKISFAKK from the exons ATGGCGGTGCCGGAGTCGCGCCCCAATCACACCATTTACATCAATAACCTTAATGAGAAGATAAAGAAGGATG AATTGAAGAAATCCCTCTATGCCATCTTCTCCCAGTTCGGTCAGATTCTGGACATCCTGGTATCAAGGAGCCTGAAGATGAGGGGCCAGGCTTTTGTCATCTTCAAGGAAATCAGCAGCGCCACCAACGCTCTCCGATCCATGCAGGGCTTTCCCTTCTACGACAAGCCCATG AGAATCCAGTACGCCAAGTCGGACTCCGACATCATTGCCAAGATGAAGGGCACCTACGTGGAGCGTGACCGGAAGCGGGAGAAGAGAAAGCCCAAAGGCCAAGAAACCCCTGCGGTCAAGAAGGCGGTTCCTGGGGGGGCAGCGGCCCCAGTTGTGGCTGCTGTCCAGCCTGTCCCG ggGATGCCGCCCATGACCCAAGCCCCCCGCATCATGCACCATCTTCCAGGGCAGCCGCCATACATGCCCCCCCCCGGAATGCTCCCCCCACCCGGCCTGGCCCCTGGGCAGATCCCGCCCGGCGCCATGCCCCCGCAGCAGATGATGCCCGGACAGATGCCGCCTGCCCAGCCG CTGTCTGAAAACCCGCCCAACCATATCCTGTTCCTCACTAACCTGCCAGAGGAGACCAACGAGCTCATGCTGTCTATGCTCTTCAATCA GTTTCCTGGCTTCAAGGAGGTGCGCCTGGTTCCTGGGCGCCACGACATCGCTTTTGTGGAGTTTGACAATGAGGTGCAGGCTGGGGCTGCCCGAGATGCCCTGCAGGGCTTCAAGATCACCCAGAACAACGCCATGAAGATCTCTTTTGCCAAGAAgtag
- the MIA gene encoding melanoma-derived growth regulatory protein: MIRTPVSLLLATIILSSLPILGFGGRLMAKLAARKLCADEECSYPISQAVALQDYSAPDCRFLSVQQGQVVFVYSKLMGRGRLFWGGSVQGEYYGAQPARLGYFPSSILREDHVLKPGKVEVKTEKWDFYCQ, from the exons ATGATCCGGACCCCTGTATCTCTGCTCCTTGCTACCATTATTCTCAGCAGCCTCCCCATTCTAGGCTTTGGGGGGCGACTGATGGCCAAACTGGCAGCCAGGAAGCTGTGTGCCGATGAAGAATGCAGCT ACCCTATCTCTCAGGCCGTTGCCCTGCAAGACTATTCGGCCCCAGACTGCCGTTTTCTATCTGTACAACAGGGCCAAGTCGTCTTTGTCTACTCTAAGCTGATGGGCCGAGGACGCCTCTTCTGGGGAGGCAGT GTGCAGGGCGAGTACTATGGGGCCCAGCCTGCTCGCTTGGGCTACTTCCCAAGCAGCATCCTCCGGGAGGACCATGTCCTGAAGCCAGGAAAGGTGGAGGTTAAAACGGAG AAGTGGGACTTTTACTGCCAGTGA
- the LOC116422661 gene encoding period circadian protein-like, which yields MSSRGGRGGSGTGSGSGSGFGSGSGSGSGPPNPRRLLLPAPSRGPGPAAASEDTPPPGGGGAATRSRNEFKGPRGLDSRNLGLAERDRKGVSTGPGLAQRAREETRSCDESTEKGIAPPPGTTDPESSLNPEGYQEKPPLT from the exons ATGTCTAGCCGCGGCGGCCGCGGCGGCTCTGGCACCGGCTCCGGTTCCGGTTCCGGCTTCGGCTCCGGCTCGGGCTCGGGCTCCGGCCCCCCCAACCCTCGGCGCCTCCTCCTTCCGGCTCCCAGCCGCGGTCCCGGTCCCGCTGCGGCCTCCGAGGACACGCCCCCTCCTGGAGGAGGCGGAGCCGCGACCCGA agcaggaatgaattcAAAGGGCCAAGAGGACTCGACAGTCGAAACCTAGGATTAGCCGAGAGGGATAGGAAAGGAGTGAGCACAGGACCGGGACTAGCGCAGAGGGCACGGGAAGAGACCAGGAGCTGCGACGAGAGCACGGAAAAGGGCATCGCCCCACCCCCCGGGACGACTGATCCAGAATCATCGCTGAACCCCGAGGGCTACCAAGAGAAGCCGCCTCTCACCTAA
- the RAB4B gene encoding ras-related protein Rab-4B isoform X2, producing MAETYDFLFKFLVIGSAGTGKSCLLHQFIENKFKQDSNHTIGVEFGSRVVNVGGKTVKLQIWDTAGQERFSRETYNSLTNWLTDARTLASPNIVVILCGNKKDLDSEREVTFLEASRFAQENELMFLETSALTGENVEEAFLKCARTILNKIDSGELDPERMGSGIQYGDASLRQLRQPRGTQAQSRQQCGC from the exons ATGGCCGAGACGTACG ATTTCCTCTTCAAGTTCCTGGTGATCGGCAGCGCCGGCACCGGCAAGTCGTGTCTCCTCCACCAGTTTATCGAGAACAAGT TCAAGCAGGATTCCAACCACACCATCGGCGTGGAGTTCGGCTCCAGGGTGGTCAACGTGGGGGGAAAGACGGTGAAACTGCAGATCTGGGACACGGCCGGGCAGGAGCGCTTCAG CCGAGAAACCTACAATTCCCTGACCAACTGGCTCACGGATGCACGGACGCTGGCCAGCCCCAACATCGTGGTCATCCTGTGTGGGAACAAGAAGGATTTGGACTCGGAGCGAGAGGTCACTTTCCTGGAGGCCTCCCGCTTTGCCCAGGAGAATG AGCTGATGTTCCTGGAGACCAGCGCCCTGACGGGTGAAAATGTAGAAGAAGCTTTTCTCAAGTGTGCCCGAACCATCCTGAACAAGATCGACTCGG GTGAACTGGACCCAGAGAGGATGGGGTCGGGTATCCAGTATGGCGACGCCTCCTTACGCCAGCTTCGCCAGCCCCGGGGTACTCAGGCCCAGAGCAGACAGCAGTGCGGCtgttga
- the RAB4B gene encoding ras-related protein Rab-4B isoform X1, whose amino-acid sequence MAETYDFLFKFLVIGSAGTGKSCLLHQFIENKFKQDSNHTIGVEFGSRVVNVGGKTVKLQIWDTAGQERFRSVTRSYYRGAAGALLVYDITSRETYNSLTNWLTDARTLASPNIVVILCGNKKDLDSEREVTFLEASRFAQENELMFLETSALTGENVEEAFLKCARTILNKIDSGELDPERMGSGIQYGDASLRQLRQPRGTQAQSRQQCGC is encoded by the exons ATGGCCGAGACGTACG ATTTCCTCTTCAAGTTCCTGGTGATCGGCAGCGCCGGCACCGGCAAGTCGTGTCTCCTCCACCAGTTTATCGAGAACAAGT TCAAGCAGGATTCCAACCACACCATCGGCGTGGAGTTCGGCTCCAGGGTGGTCAACGTGGGGGGAAAGACGGTGAAACTGCAGATCTGGGACACGGCCGGGCAGGAGCGCTTCAG GTCAGTGACGAGAAGTTACTACCGGGGAGCGGCGGGAGCGCTGCTGGTCTATGATATTACCAG CCGAGAAACCTACAATTCCCTGACCAACTGGCTCACGGATGCACGGACGCTGGCCAGCCCCAACATCGTGGTCATCCTGTGTGGGAACAAGAAGGATTTGGACTCGGAGCGAGAGGTCACTTTCCTGGAGGCCTCCCGCTTTGCCCAGGAGAATG AGCTGATGTTCCTGGAGACCAGCGCCCTGACGGGTGAAAATGTAGAAGAAGCTTTTCTCAAGTGTGCCCGAACCATCCTGAACAAGATCGACTCGG GTGAACTGGACCCAGAGAGGATGGGGTCGGGTATCCAGTATGGCGACGCCTCCTTACGCCAGCTTCGCCAGCCCCGGGGTACTCAGGCCCAGAGCAGACAGCAGTGCGGCtgttga
- the EGLN2 gene encoding LOW QUALITY PROTEIN: egl nine homolog 2 (The sequence of the model RefSeq protein was modified relative to this genomic sequence to represent the inferred CDS: substituted 3 bases at 3 genomic stop codons): MDSPCQPDLLRSLPQLPTADTPGHSLARMGLESYVSCPSQPSFHLSGPCEASAGPSGSGGGPLPPGPGIPSAAASPMPEGRGGQGGGELRPLQSEGATVLITRECPLLAAGGAQPEAPKRKQAESGGDSPPGKRRWAGAGSETPVQREAVLSASERLAVDYIVPCMRCYGICVKDGFLGRLSCVKVHVXGETELQGKCPTGQLVSXRPSRRRTGXRPRITVEGAKACCEHRVLMAHVDEVILHCAGRLGGYVINGRTKAMVACYPGNGLGYVRHVDNPHGDGRCITCIYYLNQNWDIKTHGGLLQIFPEGRPVVANIEPLFDRLLIFWSDRRNPHEVKPAYATRYAITVWYFDAKERAAAKDKYQLASGQKGIQVPVPQPSQPT; encoded by the exons ATGGACAGCCCCTGCCAACCCGACCTCCTGAGGAGTCTCCCTCAGCTGCCCACTGCGGACACTCCTGGGCACAGCCTCGCCAGGATGGGCTTGGAGAGCTATGTGTCCTGCCCCTCGCAGCCCTCCTTCCACCTCTCTGGTCCCTGCGAGGCTTCTGCAGGCCCCAGCGGCAGCGGGGGCGGCCCCCTGCCCCCAGGCCCAGGCATCCCCTCGGCCGCTGCCAGCCCCATGCCCGAGGGGCGCGGCGGGCAGGGGGGAGGGGAGCTGCGGCCCCTACAGAGCGAGGGTGCCACCGTGCTGATCACCAGGGAGTGCCCACTGCTGGCTGCCGGAGGTGCCCAGCCCGAGGCCCCCAAGCGCAAGCAGGCCGAGAGCGGCGGTGACAGCCCGCCTGGCAAGCGGCGCTGGGCGGGGGCGGGCAGTGAGACGCCGGTGCAGCGGGAAGCCGTGCTCTCTGCCTCGGAGCGGCTGGCCGTGGACTACATTGTCCCCTGCATGCGCTGCTACGGCATCTGCGTGAAGGACGGTTTTCTCGGCCGGCTCTCATGTGTCAAGGTACATGTGTGAGGTGAAACGGAACTACAAGGGAAGTGCCCGACTGGACAGCTGGTCAGCTAGCGGCCATCTCGAAGGAGAACGGGGTAGAGACCCAGGATCACGGTGGAGGGCGCGAAAGCCTGCTGCGAGCATCGGGTCCTCATGGCCCACGTGGACGAGGTGATCCTGCACTGCGCCGGCCGCCTGGGCGGCTACGTCATCAATGGCCGGACCAAG GCCATGGTGGCTTGTTACCCGGGCAACGGGCTGGGCTATGTGCGGCACGTGGACAACCCCCACGGGGACGGGCGCTGCATCACCTGTATCTATTACCTGAACCAGAACTGGGACATCAAG ACCCACGGCGGCTTGCTGCAGATCTTCCCCGAGGGCCGGCCCGTGGTGGCCAACATCGAGCCTCTGTTTGACCGGCTGCTGATCTTCTGGTCTGACCGCAGGAACCCCCACGAGGTGAAGCCTGCCTATGCTACCAG GTACGCCATCACCGTCTGGTATTTTGATGCCAAGGAACGGGCCGCAGCCAAGGACAAGTATCAGCTAG CCTCAGGCCAGAAGGGCATTCAGGTGCCGGTGCCCCAGCCAAGCCAGCCCACCTAG
- the LOC100916904 gene encoding cytochrome P450 2F2: protein MSLGVCSSPWAGIAFSNGPRWHTLRTLTMGALKDMGLGTRNIEERIVEEAAALCNELGQNREAPFNPRQLLCNAVSNVICAVVFGQRYSYEDPDFKTLLDLLNDNFKLISSQWGQMYNMFPSVMDWVPGPHQRIFHNFELLRAFIYDHIWKHQKSRKSGEPRDFVDCFLDQIEKEKQDPWSHYYMDSLVMTTHNLFFGGTETTSNTLRYGLLILLKYPEVTKKVQEEIDRVVGRDRAPRLEDRDHLPYTNAVVHEIQRLVSVLPMGLPRAVTQDTHFRGCFLPKGTHIIPLFVSAYRDSIQFKDPQCFDPTNFLDEKGAFRANKAFMPFATGKRMCLGAGLARMEIFLFLTTILQRFKLTPMEKPEDIDLTPQHCSSQATGSHPTKARCGWAPVDRLLGERGADGWEGGQKHEERGWL, encoded by the exons ATGTCTCTCGGTGTTTGTTCGTCCCCCTGGGCAGGGATCGCTTTCTCCAACGGCCCCCGATGGCACACGCTCCGAACGCTCACAATGGGCGCCCTGAAGGACATGGGGTTGGGGACGCGAAATATTGAGGAACGGATCGTGGAAGAGGCAGCCGCCCTGTGCAACGAACTCGGCCAAAACCGTG AGGCTCCATTCAACCCCCGGCAGCTCCTGTGCAATGCTGTGTCCAACGTCATCTGCGCGGTGGTGTTTGGACAACGCTATAGCTATGAGGACCCTGATTTCAAAACCCTGTTGGATTTGCTGAACGACAACTTTAAGCTTATAAGCTCGCAATGGGGCCAG ATGTACAACATGTTCCCGTCCGTTATGGACTGGGTCCCTGGCCCCCACCAGCGAATTTTCCATAACTTTGAGTTGCTGCGGGCCTTCATCTATGATCATATATGGAAACATCAGAAAAGTAGGAAGTCAGGAGAGCCAAGGGACTTCGTGGACTGTTTCCTTGATCAGATAGAGAAG GAAAAGCAGGACCCTTGGAGTCACTACTACATGGACTCACTAGTGATGACAACCCATAATCTCTTCTTTGGGGGCACAGAGACCACAAGTAATACCCTTCGCTATGGACTGCTGATTTTACTGAAGTATCCTGAAGTAACAA AAAAAGTCCAAGAAGAGATAGACCGTGTGGTGGGTCGGGATAGGGCTCCTCGTCTGGAAGACAGAGACCACCTGCCCTATACCAACGCAGTTGTGCATGAGATCCAGAGACTTGTCAGCGTCTTACCTATGGGCCTGCCCCGAGCCGTGACTCAGGACACCCATTTCCGTGGATGCTTCTTACCCAAG GGCACCCACATCATCCCACTGTTTGTCTCCGCATACCGGGACTCAATCCAGTTCAAGGACCCACAATGTTTTGACCCAACCAACTTCCTGGATGAGAAAGGGGCCTTCCGAGCAAACAAGGCTTTCATGCCCTTCGCTACAG GGAAGCGCATGTGCCTTGGGGCAGGCCTGGCCCGGATGGagatcttcctcttcctcaccaCCATCCTCCAGCGTTTCAAACTGACCCCAATGGAGAAGCCGGAGGACATAGACCTGACTCCTCAGCATTGCAGCTCCCAGGCAACCGGCTCTCACCCCACGAAAGCCCGCTGTGGCTGG GCACCTGTGGATCGCttattgggggagaggggggctGACGGGTGGGAGGGTGGACAAAAGCATGAAGAAAGAGGCTGGCTCTGA